From Brienomyrus brachyistius isolate T26 chromosome 18, BBRACH_0.4, whole genome shotgun sequence, one genomic window encodes:
- the LOC125713491 gene encoding mitogen-activated protein kinase-binding protein 1-like isoform X7 has protein sequence MSEYEKNFSRPTPKAFLREFCSDGEGKKDSFRSRVKKLLHGKLSQSVNLRRKSQRSNPCRNPQNEVVLETVHGITTFSDSGLACDPHAGVVAYPAGCVVVILHPKERTQSHIVNSSRKAFTALAFSRDGKYLVTGEHGHKPCVRVWDVSKGMELAEVQCHQYGVACVAFDSSGDYVVSVGCQQDMAVSVWEWRKGVVIASNKVSGKVLTMSFSEDSSYFVTAGNRMIKFWYLDISRNRQVNSTVPLTGRSALLGEQWNSTFCGLACGRGHMAGSTYCVTIQGLLCRFNSRRLLEAWVDLKTAPAHCLSVSEDYVFCGCADATVRVFKPSDLCYITTLPHPQNPCMDITNAAEAGDLLADDQVAGHPDTLALAFDPLARYLTCVYSNHSVYVWDVRDIRNVEVVYSAHSHSNGVWSVEMYPDMEEQAEPCLTVGSFITCSSDGTIRLWPGDPSNCCSGNTGWNVCVALICWFGLPTLPASLARRMPLQDPRQVVWLKKDTEQQWIMGEPREARSSHVKPGIRVMSVSPDGLHLAAGDWSGSLRVFCLQFLHELLHIKAHDSEVLCLEFSPALMGLDLLASAGRDGCIHIFNREKGYSHEQTVCGHSASIIAIKFTGAFPNAGLLSCEGDGNVYLYTAEKGQLSCSSRIATKTTVNDMSLDAASRHSVVACQDQNIRVYSLKSGKMTKNIKSPLSDVTFLKMQTDVSGTFLATSCSNGTICIFDYSSGDCVETLFGHSDSVTGMRFSHDCRYLITVSGDSCVFVWRLASKMTKAMRKNLADIRRRTLSCSSSGTTISQLPASGPRKQTCEDVRGPLTPSKVIKRPNQEEHCENILTYSAHDEVTMFCKPPYKSRTHPAYSPHGTPPHPPSVTLTPLQKNGGPMLARTLSPQALCSVANPGKEQMGGSYQPRARWAENSNPEAVLLALETQSLRSPLTPSPGGKDAASEGDPFRHHKQPLYEGELEDYLRLACPDKQMTKAGSEQSLPGTDLLLLPCDLETWSLQTVPPEMSDHSFRPTNGSFLQSEEESLHDVPLLHWKESGVDLSLSSVCGSGIAENQASDLDRAFVGSSSFMCSFKEELRSISQGVPSVVTCRPVNGPFDPNLPERQWPSKMHSPHGSPSSPAVPMSVTPSWCKDSSRWETASRHADSNSMSANCTNTKASKINLRTT, from the exons atgagCGAATATGAGAAGAATTTTAGCCGTCCGACGCCGAAAGCCTTTCTGAGGGAGTTTTGTTCCGATGGAGAAGGAAAGAAAGATTCCTTTCGATCGCGAGTTAAGAAATTGCTGCATGGAAAATTATCCCAATCGGTGAATCTCCGGAGGAAAAGTCAACGAAGTAATCCGTGCCGCAATCCCCAGAACGAG GTGGTTTTAGAGACGGTGCATGGCATCACGACTTTCAGCGATAGTGGCCTGGCCTGTGACCCCCACGCCGGAGTGGTGGCCTATCCCGCCGG GTGTGTAGTTGTCATCCTGCATCCCAAAGAGAGAACACAGAGTCACATAGTGAACTCTTCCAG GAAAGCTTTCACTGCCTTGGCCTTCTCACGAGATGGGAAATACTTGGTTACTGGTGAA CATGGTCACAAGCCCTGCGTGCGAGTATGGGACGTGTCCAAGGGGATGGAGCTGGCAGAGGTGCAGTGCCATCAGTATGGAGTTGCCTGTGTGGCATTCGATAGCAGCGGGGACTATGTTGTGTCAGTGGGCTGCCAGCAGGACATGGCTGTCAGCGTATGGGAATGGAGG AAGGGAGTTGTAATAGCCTCGAACAAGGTGTCCGGCAAAGTGCTGACTATGTCATTCTCGGAGGACAGCAGCTATTTTGTCACAGCGGGAAACCGAATGATTAAGTTCTGGTATCTGGACATCTCCAGAAATCGACAG GTGAACAGCACGGTGCCTCTGACTGGCCGGTCAGCTTTGCTGGGGGAACAGTGGAATAGTACCTTTTGTGGTTTAGCGTGTGGGCGGGGCCACATGGCCGGAAGCACTTACTGTGTCACCATCCAAGGTCTGCTCTGCCGGTTTAATAGCAGGAGGTTGCTGGAAGCCTGGGTTGATCTGAAG ACGGCCCCAGCACACTGTTTGTCCGTCAGCGAAGATTATGTCTTCTGTGGCTGTGCCGATGCTACTGTACGAGTATTTAAGCCCTCAGACCTTTGTTACATTACCACCTTGCCCCATCCTCAGAATCCCTGCATGGACATTACGAACGCTGCTGAAGCAGG AGACCTCCTTGCTGATGATCAGGTGGCAGGTCATCCTGATACTCTTGCCCTGGCCTTTGATCCTCTGGCAAGATATCTGACGTGTGTGTACAGTAACCACAGCGTGTATGTGTGGGACGTTCGTGACATCAGAAATGTGGAGGTGGTCTACTCCGCCCACTCCCATAGTAACGGTGTCTGGAGTGTAGAG ATGTACCCTGATATGGAGGAGCAGGCTGAACCATGTCTGACCGTGGGATCCTTCATCACCTGCTCCTCTGACGGCACTATCCGCCTCTGGCCTGGAGACCCCAGTAATTGCTGTAGTGGAAACACTGGCTGGAATGTATGTGTTGCATTGATTTGCTGGTTTGGGTTGCCGACACTGCCTGCCTCACTTGCACGCCGCATGCCACTGCAGGACCCCAGGCAGGTAGTGTGGCTGAAGAAGGATACGGAGCAGCAATGGATTATGGGTGAACCCAGAGAGGCCAGGAGCTCTCATGTGAAACCAGGGATTAGAGTGATGAGTGTCAGCCCAGATGGTCTGCATCTGGCTGCTGGAGACTGGAGTGGCTCCCTACG tgtcttctgcttgcAGTTCCTACACGAGTTGTTGCACATAAAGGCTCATGACTCTGAAGTTCTGTGTCTGGAGTTTTCTCCCGCTCTCATGG GCCTGGATCTGTTGGCTTCAGCAGGCCGCGATGGCTGCATTCACATTTTCAACAGGGAGAAGGGTTATAGTCATGAGCAGACGGTGTGCGGCCACTCTGCCTCCATTATCGCCATTAAGTTCACAG GTGCTTTTCCTAACGCCGGCTTGCTGAGCTGTGAAGGCGACGGAAATGTTTATCTATACACAGCTGAAAAG GGGCAGCTCTCTTGCTCGAGTCGCATAGCGACGAAAACTACGGTGAACGATATGAGCCTGGATGCTGCGTCGCGTCACTCTGTCGTCGCCTGTCAGGATCAGAATATCAG GGTTTACAGCCTGAAGAGTGGAAAGATGACGAAGAATATCAAAAGCCCTCTGAGTGACGTCACCTTTCTTAAA atgCAGACAGATGTTTCTGGTACTTTCCTCGCTACCAGCTGCTCAAACGGTACCATCTGCATCTTCGACTACTCATCCGGTGACTGTGTGGAGACTCTCTTTGGACATTCAG ATTCCGTGACAGGAATGAGATTCAGCCATGACTGCCGGTACCTTATTACTGTATCTGGAGACAG ctgtgtgtttgtctggAGGCTTGCTTCCAAAATGACAAAGGCCATGAGGAAGAACCTGGCTGATATCAGACGGAGAACTTTGTCTTGTAGCTCCTCCGGAACCACCAtcagccagctccctgccag CGGCCCTAGAAAGCAGACTTGTGAAGATGTACGCGGACCGCTGACTCCATCTAAAGTGATTAAGAGGCCGAACCAGGAGGAGCACTGTGAGAACATCCTCACCTACTCCGCTCACGATGAAG TGACCATGTTCTGCAAACCTCCATACAAATCAAGAACACACCCTGCTTATTCTCCACatggaacccccccccaccccccatcagtGACCCTGACCCCTCTGCAGAAAAATGGTGGGCCCATGTTGGCCAGGACACTG TCTCCCCAGGCCCTATGTTCTGTCGCCAACCCTGGCAAAGAGCAGATGGGGGGCTCATACCAGCCGCGTGCCCGGTGGGCTGAAAATTCCAATCCGGAGGCCGTTCTCCTGGCCCTGGAGACTCAGAGCTTACGGAGCCCCCTCACTCCCAGCCCGGGGGGGAAGGATGCAGCCAGCGAGGGTGACCCCTTCAGGCACCATAAGCAGCCCCTTTATGAAGGGGAGCTGGAAGATTATCTACGTCTGGCCTGTCCAGATAAGCAG ATGACAAAGGCTGGGTCAGAGCAAAGCCTCCCCGGGACGGACCTCCTTTTGCTGCCATGTGATCTGGAGACCTGGTCATTGCAGACTGTCCCACCTGAGATGAGTGACCACAGTTTTCGTCCTACTAATGGCTCATTTTTGCAAAGTGAAGAGGA GAGTCTGCATGACGTCCCACTGCTTCACTGGAAGGAGAGCGGAGTTGACCTCAGTCTCAGCAGTGTCTGTGGTTCTGGTATAGCTGAGAACCAGGCCTCCGACCTGGACCGGGCCTTTGTTG GTTCCTCAAGCTTCATGTGTTCCTTCAAGGAGGAGCTGAGAAGTATCTCTCAGGGAGTTCCTAGTGTGGTAACATGCAGGCCTGTCAAT GGTCCCTTTGACCCAAACCTGCCAGAAAGGCAGTGGCCGTCAAAGATGCACAGTCCCCATGGCTCTCCCAGTTCCCCCGCAGTTCCCATGTCAGTCACCCCTAGTTGGTGTAAAGACTCCAGTAG ATGGGAGACAGCCTCTCGTCATGCTGATTCTAACAGCATGTCAGCCAACTGCACCAACACTAAG GCATCAAAGATAAACCTAAGGACCACCTGA